ggcggaggagagggtggAGTGGGTGCGGtcgcagctcgtcggcggcgacgccgagTTCGAGACTCCCTTCGGCCGCCGCGCGCTGCTCTACGCCGACCACACCGCCTCCGGCCGCGCGCTGCTCTACATCGAGGACTACATCCTCAAGCACCTCCTCCCCTTCTACGGTCAGTCGCCATGAGCATGCATGTGATCGATCTCAATCTTCTTCTCTCCATCTTCCATTTCCATCCATGCAGCAAGATTGATACACATGAtcattagattttttttcccaaagagAGGGGGGAAAAAGATTGACACATACGTGTTGCATGCACTGATCAATGGATGTGTGTGATTGATGTGATGCAGGGAACACGCACACGGAAGACAGCTACGTGGGGAGCCGGACGACGCGGACGGCAAGGAAGGCGGCGCGCTACATCAAGCGGTGCATGGGCGCGGGCCCCGGCGACGCGCTGCTCTTCTGCGGTTCgggcgccacggcggccgccAAACGGCTGCAGGAGGCCATCGGGGTGGCGccgtgcccggcggcggcgctgcgggctCGCCAGCTGCTGCGCCCGGAGGAGCGGTGGGTCGTCTTCGTGGGGCCCTACGAGCACCACTCCAACCTCCTGTCGTGGCGCCGGAGCCTCGCCGACGTCGTCGAGGTCCCCGCGGCTGGCGACGGGCTCGTCGACCTCGACGCGCTCCGGCGAGCGCTGGCGGCGCCCGAGCACGCCGACCGCCCCATGCTGGGCGCCTTCTCGGCGTGCAGCAACGTCACCGGCGTGCTCACCGACACCCGCGCCATCGCACGCATCCTCCACCAGCACGGCGCCTTCGCGTGCTTCGACTTCGCCGCCAGGTACGTACGTGCGCGCCTCTAGCTCGTCGTCAGAAATTGTACTTTCTTGTTTGACTTGCATTCGTTACTCATGCCAAAATTCCACTCAAAATATCATCTAGTCGAATTCGCAGCTGTGTCTTGCATTGCACCAGGTGTGAAAAAACAAGGAACCGTACGTATGACTAGGCTAGTTCCATGGTGTAGGACAGTAGTTTGTGCTTTAAATTTCAACATGTTACGTTCTTTGATTCTAGCAGGGACGGTAGTTTGTGCTTTGAATTTCAACGTTACGTTCTTCGATTCTAGAAATATTCATGTTTGCATCCCAACAAACTAGAAAAGGATTTATGCTGTTCCTACTCGATCGTATTTTCCTTGTTGTAGACGTAATATAAATTTCTAGGCTCGTGATGATAACGTATGAAAACACAAGAGTCGGGCATGAATTTGACCAAGAAAGTCTTTACAGAATACAGTTCATCAATTTCCAAATGCAGCCAGCAACCTCTCGTCTCATTAGAAAAACTATATGTGATTACCAATGTGCTATACGTGGGTTTCAAAGCTGACGCTGTAGAACATTACAAATTTCCACCACCTGCTGTGGTGATTGGGTCGAAATTCAGTGTCCACACTGTTGGATCCATTCATAGGTCGTCAGACGACCtgaacagaaaaaagaaaaatcaagcgGCATTGTTTGAATACTCAACCAAGCTAAGCCATGTATAGCCGGACAGAGATCGGTCTCTCGATTTAATTGATTTCTTCATCAGAAACACACCCGTTTCTCCCATCCTTGACATCAAAATTTGACAAATTTCGCCCACCTGCCCTAGCTCCATGATGATCTCACCTTGACCTCCGATGCCATCACCGCCTGCTGTATACTAATAATGCGTATACCAGCACCATACGTTATCAATTCCGATCCAAAACAAAACGCATCGATCACACGTTATTAGACGAAGTAGAAGTATTGCTTCGGTTAGTTGTCAGGTTTTCGCATCGTTGAAGCAATCTCAATTCCTTGCCCGGCTTTGTTTTTCCAAGTCAATCAGAAGGAGCAGAAAGAAACTATCATTGGGTACGGTCGATCAGAGACCACAGGATCGCAAGTCAAGTTCGTAGCTCATCTGACTGCGAAAGCCATTGACATCTCGCTGTCTGAACCTCTCTAATGAAAACACAGGCTTCAATATGGCATCGCGTCGTCTATCTCCTCACCCATGTTTCTTTGCTACCTCATGTTTATTAGTATTGTTGATAGAGAAAGAATCATTCATAATATAATATATCTGCGCACCAACAACTACGAAAATTAAATAAACGAAGATATGAAAATAAATGAAAGAGATTTTGAATGAACCATCAGAGTGCATTGTTCTTGCTCTGTCTGACATTGTGATGATGTGTGACTTAATTGTGGGTGTCTCAAACTGCTAACGGTTTTTTATTTCTGTGTGTGTGTCTCTGCGCAGTGGGCCCTACGTGGACATCGACATGAGGTCGGGGGAGATGGACGGGTACGACGCGGTGTTCCTGAGCCCGCACAAGTTCGTCGGCGGGCCGGGCACACCGGGTATCCTGCTCATGAACCAGGCGCTCTaccgcctcgccggccacccgccgaccacctgcggcggcggcaccgtcgCCTACGTCAACGGCTTCAGCGAAGAGGTCAGGCGACCATGCATTAAGTCCTGCTTTGCTAGTTGCTAGCTAGCTACAAAGTACTTTTCTTCTTGCACTGTTGCACATGCATGTTTTTATACACATTCAAAAATCAATATAGAACTTTTGGTAATACGGACCAGTGTTATGAAATTCGAACATTTCGTACTCTAGTACTGCAATCATTTTCCATGAAAATCGTTCAGATGAATCACCGAAGTCACAGAGTGCAAGTACTAGACGTATACATGCATGTGTGCTAATTACCATGTGCATGCACGACGAGAGCTCGCTGCTGACTTGTACACACACGTGCGTGTAACATGCAGGACACGGTGTACTACGAGGACATCGAGGAGAGGGAGgacgccggcacgccgccgATCGTGCAGAAGGTGCGCGCGTCGCTGGCGTTCTGGGTCAAGGAGCACGTCGGCCGCGACGCCGTCGCGCTTCGGGAGCGCGCctacgccgacgccgccatggCGCGGCTGCTCGCCAACCCAAACGTCGAGGTTCTCGGCAACGTCACGGCGCGCCGCCTCCccatcttctccttcctcgtCTACCCGCCCGACGGCGACCACCGGCGGCTGCCCCTGCACGGCCGGTTCGTGGCCAGGCTCCTCAACGACCTGTTCGGGATCCAGGCACGGGGCGGGTGCGCGTGCGCGGGGCCCTACGGGCACGcgctcctcggcgtcggcgaggagctcTCGCTCCGCATCCGCGCCGCCATCGTCCGGGGCTTCCACGGCGTGAAGCCCGGGTGGACGCGGGTGAGCTTCGCCTACTACATGTCCCGCGAGGAGCTCCGGTtcgtgctcgccgccgtcgactTCGTCGCCGCGCACGGCCACCGATTCCTCCCGCTCTACGCCTTCGACTGGGCCACGGGCAACTGGGCGTTCCGGCGACGGACGTTCAAGCACCACGCCATGAGGGAGGACCTtctccgcggcggcgaccaTCGTCGTCACGTCGCCGCTAATGCTGACGACCAAAAGAAGAAGGCCGCCGCCAGCGGGGATGGTCAGGCCGCCGTCGGTGACAAGTACGAGAGCTACCTGGAGATCGCCACCAGGATCGCGCTCTCGCTGCCGGACACGTACGACGAGCTCGTTTCGAGCGTGCCCAAGGGAATAGATCCTGACATTATACTCTTTCGAGTGTGATTCAATCATCGGTGTGGAACCGTATCGTCGATCGACTTGTGGCTCCAATTAAGCACTAAAATAGTACTATATACTGTATAGCGTATAAAATCGATTAtagggttttctttttctttgtggaAACCAAATTTATAGAGTTTCCGCTAACAGGGAAGATGAGCATGTAGAATCTTACTGCTTGTTATGAGACTGTATAAGAGGGCATTGTACTTGTACCATTGCATGTCTAGCTATTCGGAGACTATAGCAGAATAATATTTGCAACGGCGCTGCTAGCACTTGGATGTCCGATGGAAACGAAACATCAAAAATTACCTCGTGAAACGTTAGTGGTCATTATTTTTAACATGAAAAAAATGTGTAAAAATGACTGCGTCATTCGATTCTAAGATAAAGATTTTCACCGCAACATAAACACTATGTTTGATGCTTTAGTTTGAAACATGCGAagcaatagttgcaacatcgatgcTAAGTTTTGCAACATATGTCCAGCgtctgattttttttagattccGAACGTCTGTTCTGTAGCATTACCGTATTTGGAATGTAATTGAGCTGCATTTTAGCTAGgtagtacttcctccattttagGTTTATTCTAAGTAAAACTCATATAACTTTGACggaatttattaaaaatattaatatctaTAATATTAAATAAATGCACAGCTAGTATATATTAACTAGTGTGTATCTAAATGTTTTTGTGATTTTAtagatatttatatattttcctATATATTTGACTTAAGATAAAGTTAGAATGTTTATAATCTAGAACATAGAGAGTAATTGTCAATGTACCGTGTGTGCTGCCCAATGTTCATGTTACCGGATTAAGAAAAAATACCCGATCTAGCCGGTGAGACCGGTGGACCGGTGGACCGGTTTTCGGCCAAAAATTTAGAAATCAAGCCAAATTTTGATTGGAATTTGAAGCTCATAACAAATTCGGTGAAAATGGGCCGGTATGTACGGGTATGGTAAAATATCAGTCGAATTTCAATCCGAACCCCTGCTGCCTCCCTCTTTCCTATACTATTTTGGTATATATATACATTTCATTTCAGTAGCTCATAAATGCTTTGATAGAAGGATGATATGGACCAAAGCAAGGAACAGTATTCCCAATCAAATTCCGACAAATATAATGATACTACCTGCTTAACGCTTATTGCATCAGTATCCAGCAGATAGGTCACTCCAGGCAGCTGGACTCGGCTCTGGATGCATCCATGATCTCAGAAACGAAGGTCCGAGCCTTTCAGAATACAGGCGGGCATGGTCATGTCAAGCAATGAAGCAAGCAACCGCCCATGCCATGCATCATCCATGCAAGCACATCTATCTGCCAATTAAAATCCGTCCGTCAGTGTAGGGCAGATGCTCCATGCCTGCCGGAGTGCCACATGCCAATAGATCGATCGGATGCTTGAATTTATGCTGTACAGTGCAGACCCGATCTCTTGCTTGCTTGCGGATCATACTTCCAGGTCAATCATTAGCCTTATGTACAGAATCATATATGTTATTCAAATAGAGCTTTCTTGTGATAAGATACGCGTGCAGGTTCGAAGCAaaaaagcagcagcaacagcaacctAGCGAAGCTGGAAGTTTCCGAAAATTTTGGAAAATTCACTGGAACGGTGCCATCATCAGAGTCGTTGGAAATTGGAATAGGGGAGAACGAGCCAGTGATTCAAGTGCCGGCATGTGACCTCGACGGTGCCTTCTCCCAGGAGGTTTGAATGGTtctggtttttttttcttccaaaataaaagtttgAATCATTCACTGCTCACGAACGTAAATTTTACTCAATTGAGTCGGAGAAAAGTGCAGGACATCAATCTTTTGCGTGACTTACTACTCGGCGCGGCATCGCATCAACGAGCGCCAAATGTCGGTGCATGCCAGGGGAGGAAATGTCCAAAAAATATCATATTCGTGAGTGAGGAGGGGAATTAAGCCCGAGTAGCTGGCCGTCCAATTGGCAAAGTCAACCTTGGCAAGTGGCAGATCGATTGGAATAAGAATAAGAGAAACCCAAGAAGCAGGCTAGCTATTTTGTTCTCGCCAAAGCTGACTTTGCTCTGTGCTCGTTGGCAACACGTCGATGCCGTGGTTTTACTTCACGCGTCGACGGAGTAGACTTGTTAACATGTGTGCATACGTCATGGTTGAATGGTTGGTCCAGGCGcctgcatgcatgatgcatcatgcatggcaTGCGAGCCGGCTGCCGCCTGTTGTGTTGTGCCTGCATGCGCATAGGCCGGGATAGAGATCAGGATCGTGACAAcccatggatttttttttggggggggaaAAGGAAtgggagaaaagaaagaaagcgagTGGTGGCAATGGGAATATACGTGggtgtatttttttcttctttttttttcgacAGGAATACATGTTGTGTTCGACTTCTTAATTATGGCCTCGGCGTATGAAACTACAAAGCTGTATATTTTTGCGGGTAACTACAAAGCTGTATTTGACTTGCTATGATCATGGAGTATACTATGTGAGTTAAAACATGCTAAGCAAAGGTATTATATGAACCGCCCGTGCATCCCCGGTTCCGGCGTTCTACCTTCATTTTTTGTCAGCCACGTCGACGACGAAACTGGAAGCCTTTTATTGGGCCGGGATGAAAGCACAAGGAGAAACAACTAGAAAAGGCTTGAATTCCTCAAAAGGTCCAAATGCACAGAACGGCCGAAACCGTCCTTGGACAGCCCAACTAGCGATAATGGTCGGCCCAGTGCAAAGGGAGGTAAGCCAATATTTgtcttttatttccttttttcttctaaTAAATGTGAACAATTTTGATATATTAAAATTGTTGGGAGTGGTGCGTTCAAATGATGAAATTTTATGTTTAAAGTGTTCAACGTACCGGTGCATT
This genomic window from Setaria viridis chromosome 8, Setaria_viridis_v4.0, whole genome shotgun sequence contains:
- the LOC117866842 gene encoding uncharacterized protein translates to MPSLQAVMGGGGGGGGGRKGGGVSGNDGTNTSSTTLVSLLRARSERSARAEERVEWVRSQLVGGDAEFETPFGRRALLYADHTASGRALLYIEDYILKHLLPFYGNTHTEDSYVGSRTTRTARKAARYIKRCMGAGPGDALLFCGSGATAAAKRLQEAIGVAPCPAAALRARQLLRPEERWVVFVGPYEHHSNLLSWRRSLADVVEVPAAGDGLVDLDALRRALAAPEHADRPMLGAFSACSNVTGVLTDTRAIARILHQHGAFACFDFAASGPYVDIDMRSGEMDGYDAVFLSPHKFVGGPGTPGILLMNQALYRLAGHPPTTCGGGTVAYVNGFSEEDTVYYEDIEEREDAGTPPIVQKVRASLAFWVKEHVGRDAVALRERAYADAAMARLLANPNVEVLGNVTARRLPIFSFLVYPPDGDHRRLPLHGRFVARLLNDLFGIQARGGCACAGPYGHALLGVGEELSLRIRAAIVRGFHGVKPGWTRVSFAYYMSREELRFVLAAVDFVAAHGHRFLPLYAFDWATGNWAFRRRTFKHHAMREDLLRGGDHRRHVAANADDQKKKAAASGDGQAAVGDKYESYLEIATRIALSLPDTYDELVSSVPKGIDPDIILFRV